The Terriglobales bacterium genome contains a region encoding:
- a CDS encoding PAS domain S-box protein, translating to MQKHPTPTKHESPAVVNLTEDAVPSRHATGLLDLELRESEERYRTLFNLVPVAVYCCDAAGVIQNCNRRAVELWGRQPAPGDTDEKFCGSFKLFRPDGTFMPHEQCPMAEVVSGKLREVRDAEVLIERPDGTKITVVVNILPLKNERGEVTGAINCFYDITKRKATDVLVDSQRQALQLLAEGAPLEEVLKFLIGVVEHHSAEGMLASIALLNEAGTHFQRGIGVSLPEAFNAAVEGVPVSSPTGLCAAALRRRQAVAVHDFNETAWRPFGEFVAPYGLRSGWSVPIISSSGKTLGTFANYYRDAGDPTPQNRELVDMVARTAAIAIERKQAEEALREAGERFRFMAESVPQKMFTAKPNGEVDYLNRQWAECTGLTFDQMKDWGWTQFIHPDDVAENAGRWQHSIDSGNPFQFEHRFRRADGTYRWHLSRALPMRDGNRDITMWIGSSTDIQTIREQEERLRRTEKMAAAGQLAATMAHEINNPLASVTNSLYLLQTDPNLNAEARFFVTTASTELARISRIVKQSLSYYRVGTIPRDLDLGGIVNESLQIFSERLQRSGIELNARIDKGAVLVGFPDELRQVIDNLLLNALEAMPTGGRLGVSVHESFDWTHDPSDRQGIRLTIADTGCGVPKDYRSKIFEPFFTTKPEKGNGLGLWILQGIISKHDGVMSFRSSDGAGKSGTTISVFLPSHSRAQRKSQHSQSEFAA from the coding sequence ATGCAAAAACATCCAACGCCGACGAAACATGAGTCTCCAGCCGTGGTCAACCTAACGGAAGATGCAGTCCCGTCGCGCCACGCGACGGGACTGCTCGACCTTGAATTGAGGGAAAGCGAAGAACGCTATCGCACCTTGTTCAACCTGGTCCCTGTTGCCGTCTATTGCTGCGATGCCGCAGGTGTGATTCAGAATTGCAATCGCCGTGCCGTAGAACTCTGGGGCCGCCAGCCGGCACCAGGGGATACCGACGAAAAATTCTGTGGCTCGTTCAAGTTGTTCCGGCCGGACGGCACCTTTATGCCCCATGAGCAGTGTCCGATGGCCGAGGTAGTAAGCGGAAAATTGCGGGAGGTGCGTGACGCCGAAGTGCTCATCGAGCGGCCTGATGGCACGAAGATAACCGTGGTCGTGAATATCCTTCCGCTGAAGAACGAACGAGGAGAGGTCACGGGAGCCATTAATTGCTTTTACGACATCACCAAACGCAAAGCGACCGACGTATTGGTCGATTCGCAGAGGCAAGCTCTCCAACTGTTGGCCGAGGGCGCGCCGCTCGAAGAAGTGCTGAAATTCCTGATCGGCGTGGTGGAGCACCACTCTGCTGAGGGCATGCTCGCTTCCATCGCGCTCTTGAATGAAGCTGGCACGCACTTCCAGCGCGGCATTGGCGTGAGTTTGCCGGAAGCTTTCAACGCGGCGGTCGAAGGCGTGCCGGTTAGTTCGCCGACTGGGCTCTGTGCGGCTGCCCTGCGCCGTCGGCAAGCAGTGGCAGTTCACGATTTCAATGAGACCGCGTGGCGGCCCTTCGGAGAATTCGTTGCGCCTTATGGGCTGCGCTCGGGGTGGTCCGTTCCCATCATTTCCTCCAGCGGGAAAACGCTCGGCACGTTTGCCAACTACTATCGCGACGCCGGCGATCCGACGCCGCAAAACCGGGAATTAGTGGACATGGTCGCTCGCACCGCGGCGATCGCTATTGAGCGCAAGCAGGCTGAGGAAGCCTTACGCGAAGCCGGAGAACGTTTCCGTTTCATGGCCGAATCCGTGCCGCAGAAAATGTTCACAGCCAAACCGAACGGCGAGGTCGACTATCTCAATCGGCAGTGGGCGGAATGCACGGGTCTCACTTTCGATCAGATGAAGGACTGGGGCTGGACACAGTTCATCCATCCGGACGATGTGGCGGAGAACGCCGGCCGTTGGCAGCACTCAATTGATTCCGGCAACCCGTTTCAGTTCGAGCACCGCTTCCGGCGCGCCGATGGCACTTATCGCTGGCACCTCAGTCGCGCTTTGCCCATGCGAGATGGCAACCGCGATATCACTATGTGGATCGGCTCGAGTACCGATATTCAAACGATTCGCGAGCAGGAAGAGCGGCTGCGGAGAACTGAGAAAATGGCTGCGGCCGGCCAGCTTGCCGCCACTATGGCGCACGAAATTAACAACCCTTTAGCGTCGGTCACGAATTCGCTGTACCTCCTTCAGACCGACCCGAACCTCAACGCAGAAGCCCGCTTCTTCGTGACCACGGCGTCCACGGAGCTCGCCCGCATCTCTCGCATTGTCAAGCAGAGCTTGTCGTACTACCGGGTGGGAACAATTCCCCGCGATCTGGATCTGGGTGGCATCGTGAACGAGTCTCTGCAAATCTTCAGTGAAAGATTGCAGCGGTCGGGCATCGAGTTGAACGCGAGGATCGATAAAGGCGCGGTGCTGGTCGGCTTCCCAGACGAGCTGCGCCAGGTGATAGACAACTTGCTGCTCAATGCGCTGGAAGCCATGCCGACTGGCGGCCGTTTGGGTGTGTCCGTGCATGAGTCGTTCGACTGGACGCATGATCCTAGCGATCGACAGGGCATACGGCTGACGATTGCCGATACGGGATGTGGTGTCCCCAAGGACTATCGCAGCAAGATTTTTGAGCCATTCTTCACCACCAAGCCCGAAAAAGGAAACGGACTTGGACTTTGGATTTTGCAGGGCATCATCTCAAAACATGACGGCGTCATGAGTTTCCGCAGTTCTGATGGCGCCGGCAAGAGCGGAACGACGATATCCGTATTCCTGCCTTCCCATTCCCGGGCCCAACGTAAATCGCAGCACTCACAGTCCGAGTTCGCCGCCTAG
- a CDS encoding transaldolase family protein, with product MINRPKTRVLLDSGDPDETVRIRGLLGYLDGQTTNPSLIASNPHIVKYLASGRRFTSHQEDEEYRSIVQRISPLVGSAGVSIEVFADSTTPAEHMFEQGREMYAWIDNAYIKYPCTAEGIRAAQMSVASGMRVNMTLCFSQQQAAAVYAATRGTASPVYVSPFIGRLDEIGKPGIDLVKNIQRMFLQGDGHVLLLAASVRCLEHLLCCLSLDVDLVTVPSSVLSQWAIANFPVVGPPVMHRWIGDTIPYEKLDLEQPWESFDVSHSLTTQGIERFVHDYDQALAPAS from the coding sequence ATGATCAATCGTCCTAAAACTCGTGTCCTGCTCGATAGTGGTGATCCAGATGAGACGGTCCGAATCAGGGGCCTGCTCGGGTATCTGGATGGACAAACAACGAACCCGTCTCTGATTGCCTCGAATCCGCACATCGTGAAATATCTCGCGTCGGGGCGCCGATTCACTTCTCACCAGGAGGACGAGGAATATAGAAGCATCGTTCAGCGCATTTCCCCACTGGTTGGATCTGCGGGCGTTTCCATAGAAGTATTCGCCGATTCGACTACTCCCGCCGAGCACATGTTTGAACAGGGACGCGAGATGTACGCATGGATCGACAACGCATATATCAAATATCCATGCACGGCCGAAGGGATTCGCGCGGCACAGATGTCGGTTGCGAGTGGGATGCGAGTGAATATGACCTTGTGCTTTTCGCAACAGCAGGCAGCAGCGGTCTATGCGGCCACGAGGGGAACCGCAAGCCCAGTGTATGTTTCTCCGTTCATTGGACGTCTCGATGAAATCGGCAAGCCAGGAATCGATTTGGTGAAGAATATTCAGCGGATGTTTCTCCAGGGAGACGGACACGTGCTTCTTCTGGCAGCAAGCGTTCGCTGCCTGGAACATCTTCTTTGCTGCCTCTCCCTCGACGTTGATCTGGTAACGGTCCCGTCATCAGTTCTGAGCCAATGGGCCATCGCAAACTTTCCCGTTGTGGGCCCTCCGGTCATGCATAGGTGGATTGGAGACACGATTCCCTACGAAAAGCTTGACCTGGAGCAGCCCTGGGAATCGTTCGACGTCTCGCATTCGCTTACCACGCAAGGAATTGAGCGCTTCGTTCACGATTACGATCAAGCACTGGCCCCTGCGAGCTGA
- a CDS encoding SDR family oxidoreductase: MNLVIFGASGGTGRALVEQALDRGHTVTAFVRKASRMHIKHGRLRLAIGDVLDYGMVEAAIAGQDAVLSALGHKRWLIKTSILSRGTRNIVAAMTKCKVRRFVCETSLGVGDSRGRLGILYTFFLIPLLLYFYFQDKELQEKCIMQSSLDWIIVRPAALTNGKQTGAVREGKDIGSFLFTHRISRADVASFMLSEVKDDRYVKDTPGVESGVSSLTTGYLR; encoded by the coding sequence ATGAACTTGGTCATATTCGGCGCGAGCGGAGGCACGGGGCGCGCCCTCGTGGAGCAAGCGCTTGACCGAGGGCACACCGTCACAGCTTTTGTGCGCAAGGCTTCTCGAATGCACATCAAGCACGGACGACTGAGGCTTGCCATTGGGGACGTGCTCGACTATGGCATGGTCGAAGCTGCCATCGCCGGACAGGACGCGGTTCTCTCAGCGCTCGGCCACAAACGATGGCTGATTAAGACTTCCATATTGTCCAGGGGTACCAGGAATATCGTTGCGGCCATGACTAAGTGCAAGGTGCGAAGGTTTGTGTGTGAAACCTCGCTTGGAGTAGGCGACAGCCGGGGTCGACTGGGGATCCTGTATACGTTCTTCCTGATTCCTCTCCTGCTCTACTTCTACTTTCAGGATAAGGAACTGCAAGAAAAGTGCATCATGCAAAGCAGCCTGGATTGGATCATTGTTCGTCCAGCCGCGCTGACCAACGGCAAACAGACTGGCGCAGTTCGCGAAGGCAAGGACATCGGGAGCTTCTTGTTCACGCATAGGATTTCGCGAGCCGACGTCGCGTCATTCATGCTGTCAGAGGTGAAAGATGATCGATATGTGAAAGATACGCCTGGCGTTGAGTCCGGCGTGAGCAGCTTAACAACCGGCTACTTGCGTTGA
- the malQ gene encoding 4-alpha-glucanotransferase: MSSNGLPVNVPPFPRDYRASGLLLHVTSLPSQYGIGDLGSSAFSWVDRLHYAGQRWWQALPLGPTGYGNSPYQSMSSFAGNAMMISPGCLILEGLLKAADCECNFAADVVDYDAVIPFKNKLLEKAWTNFQTGERKDLRPAYDEFCAQHEHWLEDYALFRALKAKYHGAYYLEWPEELVQRSPDALATVRRELATQIDQVRFAQFLLFRQGDELKEHAHSKGVSLIGDLPFFVSPDSSDVWADPELFLLDEQRRPRFVAGVPPDYFSVQGQLWGNPVYNWDALRATGYRWWIDRLRALLAHVDVVRLDHFRGFAAAWHVPAGASTAQSGKWVEGPGAHLFEAVRKELGRLPFIAEDLGVITPDVQVLRDQFQVPGTRVLQFAFDGHADNPYLPHNFVPNTVAYTGTHDNAPTREWYEESPDYQRQNFWSYLKRAPGASAEAAPALMHLTWSSIAALAIAPLQDLLNLGAETRMNVPGRARGNWRWRCPEGMLSLPAFQWLQELTSSSKRLGPQNDWSADGSERGAPTRAVPLQI, encoded by the coding sequence ATGAGCAGCAACGGCCTGCCCGTGAATGTTCCTCCATTTCCACGCGACTACCGGGCTTCCGGTTTGTTGTTACACGTCACGTCTCTGCCGTCCCAATATGGCATTGGCGATCTGGGATCGTCGGCGTTCTCCTGGGTGGATCGTCTTCATTATGCGGGCCAGAGATGGTGGCAGGCTCTGCCGCTCGGACCGACCGGTTATGGGAATTCTCCATATCAGTCGATGTCATCGTTTGCCGGAAACGCCATGATGATCAGCCCTGGCTGCCTGATTCTGGAGGGGTTGCTCAAGGCGGCGGATTGCGAGTGTAACTTTGCTGCGGATGTGGTGGACTACGACGCCGTAATCCCATTTAAGAACAAACTCCTCGAAAAAGCATGGACAAACTTCCAGACCGGAGAGCGCAAGGATCTACGTCCCGCATACGATGAGTTCTGCGCTCAACATGAGCATTGGCTGGAAGACTACGCGCTATTTCGGGCGCTGAAAGCCAAATATCACGGCGCTTATTATCTCGAATGGCCGGAAGAGCTGGTTCAGCGCAGTCCGGACGCTCTTGCCACCGTGCGGCGGGAGCTGGCAACTCAAATCGATCAAGTTCGCTTTGCACAATTTCTGCTGTTCCGCCAGGGCGATGAACTCAAGGAACACGCGCACTCCAAAGGCGTGAGCCTGATCGGTGATCTACCTTTCTTTGTCTCGCCAGATTCCAGTGATGTTTGGGCGGACCCGGAGTTGTTTCTGCTCGACGAGCAGCGCCGGCCACGCTTCGTCGCCGGTGTCCCTCCCGACTATTTCAGCGTGCAGGGACAGTTGTGGGGCAATCCCGTTTACAACTGGGATGCCCTTCGTGCAACCGGTTATCGATGGTGGATAGACCGGCTGCGCGCCCTGCTCGCTCACGTGGATGTAGTTCGCCTGGATCATTTCCGCGGATTCGCGGCCGCGTGGCACGTTCCAGCCGGAGCATCAACGGCTCAGTCCGGGAAATGGGTAGAGGGTCCGGGCGCTCACCTGTTTGAAGCAGTGCGTAAGGAGCTGGGCCGCCTGCCGTTCATCGCCGAAGATCTGGGTGTCATTACTCCGGACGTTCAAGTACTGCGCGACCAATTTCAAGTGCCGGGAACGCGAGTTCTGCAGTTCGCCTTCGACGGCCATGCAGATAATCCCTATCTTCCCCACAATTTTGTACCCAACACCGTCGCGTACACCGGCACCCATGACAATGCCCCTACGCGAGAATGGTACGAAGAATCGCCCGATTACCAACGGCAGAACTTTTGGAGTTACCTCAAACGCGCACCAGGCGCGAGCGCCGAGGCGGCTCCGGCGCTGATGCATCTCACGTGGTCGTCGATTGCGGCGCTGGCGATTGCTCCGTTGCAGGATCTCCTAAACCTCGGAGCAGAAACTCGGATGAATGTACCCGGCCGCGCGAGGGGGAATTGGCGTTGGCGCTGCCCGGAAGGGATGTTGTCTCTTCCAGCTTTTCAATGGCTGCAGGAACTGACATCAAGTTCAAAGCGCTTGGGGCCCCAAAACGACTGGTCAGCAGATGGTTCCGAACGTGGCGCTCCCACACGAGCAGTGCCCCTGCAGATCTAA
- the pgm gene encoding phosphoglucomutase (alpha-D-glucose-1,6-bisphosphate-dependent) — protein sequence MPHTLETQPTVNAPTLSPLAGKPAPREMLIDVARLEKEYFERRPDASDPNQLVAFGTSGHRGSPLHGTFTEAHILAITQAICEYRREQGTDGPLYMGKDTHALSGPAQRTALEVLAANNVETIIQQDDGVTPTPVISRAILVYNRDRKDHFADGIVITPSHNPPEDGGFKYNPPNGGPADTDVTGWVQDRANELLRAGNAEVKRIPFSRAIRAASTHQEDFVMPYVRDLKNVVDIDAIRDARLKLGVDPLGGAARPYWEPINSIYGLEVTVVNPTIDPTFSFMTVDHDGKIRMDCSSPYAMARLVGLKDQYQVAFANDPDSDRHGIVTPSAGLMNPNHYLAVAIQYLLTHRPRWRPESAVGKTLVSSSMIDRVVKRLGRELREVPVGFKWFVSGLVDGSYCFGGEESAGASFLRLDGTVWTTDKDGPIMDLLAAEITARTDKDPGEHYRELTAEFGTPYYTRIDAQATPEQKAKLQKLSPDAVKESELAGEPITGKLTKAPGNQAPIGGLKVVAKSGWFAARPSGTENIYKIYAESFKSESHLNAIVSEAEEMVNSALESGA from the coding sequence ATGCCCCATACCCTAGAAACGCAGCCGACAGTAAACGCGCCAACACTCTCACCCCTAGCCGGCAAACCGGCCCCCAGGGAGATGCTGATCGACGTCGCTCGCCTGGAGAAAGAGTACTTCGAGCGCCGACCCGACGCCAGCGATCCTAACCAGCTCGTCGCTTTCGGCACCAGCGGACATCGCGGCTCGCCACTGCACGGCACATTCACCGAAGCCCACATCCTGGCGATTACGCAGGCGATCTGCGAGTACCGCCGAGAGCAGGGAACAGACGGTCCTCTTTATATGGGAAAGGATACCCACGCGCTCTCAGGCCCGGCACAGCGTACGGCACTCGAGGTTCTCGCCGCGAACAACGTCGAGACGATCATCCAGCAGGATGATGGTGTAACTCCGACTCCTGTCATCTCGCGAGCGATTCTCGTGTACAACCGCGATCGTAAGGACCACTTTGCGGACGGCATCGTGATCACGCCCTCACACAATCCACCCGAAGATGGAGGCTTCAAGTACAACCCACCCAACGGCGGCCCGGCCGATACCGACGTCACAGGTTGGGTCCAGGATCGAGCGAACGAATTGTTGCGCGCAGGAAATGCGGAGGTAAAGCGCATTCCGTTCAGCAGAGCCATCCGAGCCGCTAGCACGCACCAGGAAGACTTTGTCATGCCCTACGTTCGCGATCTCAAGAACGTCGTGGATATCGACGCCATTCGCGATGCCCGCCTCAAACTTGGCGTGGACCCCCTGGGAGGAGCGGCAAGACCGTATTGGGAACCAATCAATTCGATTTACGGACTGGAAGTCACCGTTGTCAATCCGACCATTGACCCAACCTTCTCGTTCATGACCGTGGACCACGATGGCAAAATCCGCATGGATTGTTCCAGTCCGTACGCTATGGCCCGGCTCGTAGGGCTGAAAGATCAGTACCAGGTTGCCTTCGCCAACGATCCCGATTCGGACCGGCACGGGATTGTCACTCCCAGCGCGGGCTTGATGAACCCGAACCATTACCTCGCGGTGGCGATCCAATACTTGCTCACACACCGACCGCGGTGGCGTCCGGAATCCGCTGTAGGAAAGACGCTGGTAAGCAGCAGCATGATTGACAGGGTTGTCAAAAGGCTCGGCCGTGAGCTGCGCGAAGTGCCGGTAGGATTCAAGTGGTTCGTTTCGGGACTCGTAGATGGCTCCTACTGTTTCGGAGGAGAAGAGAGCGCCGGAGCAAGTTTTCTTCGCCTCGATGGAACCGTGTGGACCACCGACAAAGATGGACCCATCATGGACCTTCTGGCCGCAGAGATCACCGCCCGCACGGATAAGGATCCCGGGGAGCACTACCGGGAACTGACAGCAGAGTTCGGCACGCCGTACTACACACGCATCGACGCGCAGGCCACGCCAGAACAAAAAGCAAAATTGCAGAAGCTCTCACCCGATGCAGTCAAGGAATCGGAGTTGGCCGGCGAGCCAATCACCGGCAAGCTGACCAAGGCGCCGGGCAATCAAGCTCCGATTGGCGGGCTGAAAGTCGTCGCAAAAAGCGGCTGGTTTGCGGCCCGCCCCTCCGGCACCGAGAACATCTACAAGATTTACGCGGAGAGCTTCAAGAGCGAGTCGCATCTGAATGCGATCGTGAGCGAAGCGGAGGAAATGGTGAACAGCGCGCTGGAGTCCGGAGCATAG